DNA sequence from the Entomomonas asaccharolytica genome:
AACTAGCTAAATCACCAAAATTTGGATTTTTACAATTCTTAGTAGTTGATAATGGGCAATTATTACTAAACACATTACCTGCATCCCAGAATAAAGCTGTTCTTATAGTTCTTTGATCGTTTACAAAAGGTGTTGGTACTATTAACTCTACACCACCTGTAATAAGTATATTACCACCAAAGGGATCATCATCGTCGTTCCAATCATCGTAATAAGGATTATAGTAACGATAACTTGGTGTACTACGTGGGCCTAGTGAGCCATCTTTAAAGCCACGTACTGAGTTATAACCACCTGCATAATAGTTCTCATAGAAAGGCAGCATATTCGTTGAACCATAACCATCACCATAACCTAAATCAGTATGGAAACGTAAGATATAATTATCAGTAATTGGCTTAAAGTATTGCGCACTATAGTCTATTTTATAGAACGTTAAATCACTACCAGGAATGGCTATTTGTACAGAAGCTGTTTGAGAAGCGCCTCGAGTAGGTAGTAAACCTCTATTTAAGGTAGACTTACCCCAACCTAAATTAAGTTTATAGTTCAGATAATTAGTACCATATTTATCTGTAAAATGATAAACTTCAGCAGCACTAGCATTACCAGGCTTAACTTTATCATTTTGAACCGTCAAGCCATAACTTACGCTGGATGTTTCACTGATAGGATAACCAAAACTAAAACCAGCACCCAAGCTATCTACTGAATAGCTGGTATAATCCACATCTAACTTATCGTAGTCAGTGGTTCTATAAAATACGTTATAACCTAAGCTAACACCATCTACTGTCCAATAAGGATTTAAGTAGCTAAAGTTAATATTGGTTTGATAATCACTACGCGTCATACCAATACCTACTTTATTACCTGTTCCTAAGAAGTTGTCTTGCTTAATAGAACCACCTAATACCAAACCTGAACTTTGCGCAAAACCAACCGATGCTGAAATTGAGCCTGATGGCTGCTCTTCAACGGTATAATTCACATCTACTTGATCATCTGTACCAGGTACTGCTGCTGTTTCTACTTTTACTTCTTTAAAATAACCTAATCGTTCTAAACGGGTTTTAGATTGATCAATCAAATAAGTAGAAGCCCAACCACCTTCCATTTGACGCATTTCACGACGTAATACAACATCTTCTGTTTTAGTATTACCACGGTAGTTAATACGGTTTACATACACACGTTTACCTGGGTCTACAATAAAGGTAATAGATACGGTATGATCTTCAGGATGTGTTTCTGGAATGCCCCTAACATCAGCAAAAGCGTAACCATCATTGCCCAAACGACGACTTAATAACTCTGAAGAAGTCACCATCAACTTGCGAGAGAATACCTGGCCATTTTGTACCAATAACAAAGAACGTAATGTTTCTTCAGGAAGTTTTAAATCACCTTCCATTTTCACTTCACGAATTCGATACTTATCACCTTCTTCAATATTAACAGTGATATAAACACTTTTCTTATCAGGTGTAATAGAGACTTGGGTTGAAGCAATATCCATATTTACATAACCGCGATCCATATAATATGAACGTAGTCTTTCTAAGTCTCCAGATAATTTTTCACGAGAATACTTATCAGCACTGCTGAAAAAGCGATACCATTTCTTAGTTTTTAACTCAAATAGATTAATCAATGTTTCATCAGGAAAAACCGTATTTCCAACCACATTTATATGTGAAATAGAGGCAACAACACCTTCATTAATATTTATTTTTAAACGAACACGATTTCTAGGTTCAGAAATAACTTCTGTTTCAATATCAGCAGAATAACGGCCTTGTGCTACATATTGACGAAGTAACTCATTACGTACTCTTTCTAAAGTAACGCGTTGGAAAATCTCTCCCTCAGCTAAACCAGCTTGACGTAGACCCTTTAACAAGTCCTCGGTTTTAATAGCTTTATTACCTGAAATATCGATACTGGCAACAGAAGGTCTTTCAACAACTGTCACTAATAATACATTACCACTACGACTTAATCTGATGTCTTGAAAGTAACCTGCTCTAAACAAAGCTTTTGATGCATCCGCAAGGCTTGCTTCATCGACTTGGTCACCAATTCTAATTGGCAATGCAGCAAACACACTACCCGCAGAAACCCGCTGTAGGCCATTTATACGAATATCAGAAATAGTAAAGGACTCAGCATGAACCTCCATTGAGATAAAAGCTGCCAACACCAGCGGTAATAACAAATATTTCATGTCGCCCTTTTAATCCTGAATAATACCTGAACAATAAAAATGAACTTTAAACTTCGCATTATAACCAATTTAAATCATTCATAATAGCAAATAACATCACACCTATCATTAAAAAAACGCCTAGCTGTAATGCCGCACCCTGAATTTCCTCTGGTATAGGGCGACCGCGAACCCACTCAATAATATAAAATAATAGATGTCCACCATCTAGCACAGGGATAGGCAATAAATTAAGAATACCTAAACTAACACTGAACAAAGCTAAAAATTTTAAAAAGTAGATAAACCCTGAGTCAAAACTAGAACCTGCTACTTTAACAATACCAATAGGACCACTCAAGTTTTTTACTGACATTTCACCAGTAAACATTTTTTTAATAGATTCTAGGGTTAAAAAGGTAAAAGCCCATGTTTGATCTAACGACTTCACCATTCCCTCAATAACACCATAATTAACATGGCGCACCATTGAATCAGGCCATGCAACCTTACCCATTATTTCTATTCCCATATAGCCAGCATCTGGCATATCAGGCATAGTTGTTAACGATACTTGAGTAGCATAATCCTGCCCATTACGCTCATAACCTATCACTATACGTTGATTGGGAGATTTTTTTATCTGATCAGCTAACATTTGCCAATCAGTTACAGGCTCATTATTAAAGCGTTTAATTAAATCTCCTTTCTGCAAACCTGCCAACTCAGCAGGACCAGCTTTTACAACAGAGGCTAACATAGGTTCAATGACTGGCCGATAAGGCTCTATTCCTATACCTTCTAAAGGATTGGGTCGCTCTAAACCTCGTAACCAGTTATTAATGGCTAATTGATAAGTTTTTTCCTGCAAAGCAGAGTCTTTAACCGTAATACTAATATTGCCAGACTCACCTAAGCGTTTAAAAAGTTGAATATTAACATCTTCCCATGTTGCCGTTGGTTTATTATCAATGGCAACAATTTCTGTCATAGGCGTTAAGCCAGCAGTAGCTGCTATACTTTCAGGCAAAACCTTACCCACCGTAGGAATAGGTACTTTTGCACCAATTAAAGCTAACACCCAAAATAACAGAATGGCTAAAATAAAGTTAGCTAAAGGCCCTGCAACCACTATGGCTATGCGTTGAGCTACAAATTTACGATTAAAAGTATAAGGTAATTTCTCAACAGGGATTTCTTGCTCAGTCTCACGCTCATCTAGCATTTTCACATAGCCACCAAGCGGAATCATAGCAATAACATATTCTGTACCGTGCTTATCACGCCAACGAACTAATGGCTTACCAAAGCCAATGGAAAAACGTATTACCTCTACACCACAGCGACGGGCAACCCAAAAATGACCAAATTCATGGATAGTGACTAATACGCCTAGAGCAATTAAAGCCCCTAATAACATTGACATCTAGTGCAATTTTTCCTATTTTTGTAACTGTTTTATGTATTCACTTGCATAAATACGAGCTTGATAATCTTCTTTACCGATAACTTCTAATGAGTCTGCTGCTACAGAAGACTGCTTATTAAGTACATAGTCTACTACTTGTACAATTTCTGTGAATTTTATCTGCTCTTGTAAAAATGCTGCAACTGCTATTTCATTCGCAGCGTTTAAAATAGCAGGTGCTGTCCCTTGAGCTGTGATTGCTTGTTTAGCTAAACGCAAACAAGGGAAACGTTGCTCATCAGGCTCATAAAAATCTAACTGTGCTATTTTAAATAAATCTAAAGGCGCAACCCCTGATTCAATACGCTCTGGCCATGCTAAGGCTTGTGCAATTGGAGTGCGCATATCGGGGTTACCTAATTCAGCCAACATACTACCATCTAAATAATCCACCATCGAATGAATAACACTCTGTGGATGAATAACTACTTCTACTTGCTCTGGCTGTGCATTAAATAACCAACAGGCTTCTATAAATTCTAAGCCTTTATTCATCATAGTTGCTGAATCAACAGATATTTTTTTACCCATTGACCAATTTGGATGATTACAGGCCTGTGCGGGTGTTACATTTTCTAACTGCTCTACGGGTGTATTACGGAATGGCCCACCTGATGCTGTTAGTAAAATTCGTCTTACGCCAACAGCTGCTAAATCTCCCTTAAAGGAAGGTGGCATACATTGAAAAATGGCATTATGCTCACTATCAATAGGTAACAAGGTTACCTTATGTTCTTGTACAGCCTGCATAAATAACGCACCAGACATCACTAGCGCTTCTTTATTTGCCAATAGTATTTTTTTACCAGCCTTAACACCTGCCAAGGTAGGCAATAATCCCGCTGCCCCCATAATGGCGGCCATAACAGTATCTACTTCTGAATGGCTTGCCACATCACATAGCGCTTGCTGACCACATAATACTTCTGTACGAACTCCCTGTTCAATTAAGTTTTGCTGTAAACTTTTTCTATCTAGTTCATCAGCCACTACAGCAAAAGTTGGTTGAAATTGGATACACAACTTTTCTAATTCATTTATTCTACTGTGAGCCGTTAGCGCAAACGCTTGGTAACGCTCAGGATGTCTAGCAATAACATCTAACGTGCTTTTACCTATAGACCCTGTTGCACCTAAAATGCATACACGTTGCATAATTAAGCACCAAGTACCCAAAGTAATAACACTGCTACAGGAACAGCGGCTGTTAAACTATCTATTCGATCCAATACACCACCGTGTCCAGGTAATAGATTACTGCTATCCTTTAAGCCTGCTTCACGCTTAAACATACTCTCTGTTAAGTCACCCAATACGGAGAAAACAACCAAAATAATTAAACAAACAAGGCTTAATAATAATTTGCCTTGGATAAAATCAGTACTAATGTAAATAAATAATCCAATAATTAAAGCTGCTGCTAAACCACCCCAAAAACCTTGCCAGCTTTTACCAGGGCTAACTTTAGGTGCTAGTTTATCTTTACCCCAAGTTCTACCAGCAAAATAAGCACCAATATCTGCTGCCCAAACAAAAATCATCACACTAAAAATAATCCAATTGCCATACTCGCCAGATTGTTTTAATAGAATAAGTCCTTGCCATGCAGGTACTAAAATCAATAACCCAATTAAATATTTATAGCTATTATTCTTCCAATAATTAGTGGTTTCAGGAAATCCTATCACCAATAACCAAGCAAAACTCCACCAAACAACACCTAACAGTACAATAAATCTTGACCATGAAGGCATATTCCACAACAATACTAGCAGAACAACACAAACAGCAGCATAACCAATACGGCTACCGGATTCTTCTAAGCCAACTAATCTAGCCCACTCCCAAGCACCTAAGGTAACCACAATACCTATAAAAATAGCAAAGGAACCACCTTCTAAGTAAAAGAATCCCCATAGTGCAATGGGAATAAGTACTAAGGCTGTTAATACTCGTTGTTTTAACACGGGTTATACTCCTTGCTCTATCTGCTCACTGGTCTTTCCAAAACGACGTTGTCTAGCAGAATAATCAGCTAATGCAACATGCATTGCTTCATGTTTAAAATCTGGCCATAACACATCTGAAAAATAAAGCTCTGTGTAAGCCAATTGCCATAATAAGAAATTACTAATTCTACGCTCTCCGCCTGTACGAATACAAAGATCAGGAGACGAAAAGGGAGCGGTTACCAGCTTACTTTCAATTAAATCTGTTGTGATTTCATCGATTTGTATTTTATCAGCGAGTACTTGTGAGGCTATATTTTGGGTGGCTTGTAAAATATCCCACTGCCCACCGTAATTAGCAGCTACTTGCAAAATAAGACCTTGATTATTGGCTGTTAACATTTCTGCTTCCTGCATGGCCGCTTGTAATTCCTCACTAAAGGCCGAACGGTCACCAATAATTTTTAGCTGCACATTATGTTGATTAAGTTTTTTGACTTCTTGCTTTAAAGCCCACAAAAACAGCCGCATTAAAGACTGTACTTCAGAAACAGGTCGCTGCCAATTTTCACTGGAAAAAGCAAATAATGTTAATACCTTAACATCGACTTCTGCACAAACCTCAACCACTGCGCGTACCGCAGCCACGCCCGCTTTATGTCCTGCTGCATGGGGTAATAATCGTTTTTTTGCCCAGCGATTATTACCATCCATTATAATAGCTACATGCCTAGGGACAGATGTAGCCTGAGACTGTTTAGGCATTTTCATTAAAACTACATTAAACCGCCATTAAATCTGTTTCTTTTTGCTCTAATGCCTTATCCACATCAGCTACAAATTTATCAGTCAGTTTTTGAATTTCGTCTTGAGCACGACGCTCATCATCTTCACTGATTTCTTTTTCTTTTAATAAATCTTTTAATTGGGTAATTGCGTCACGTCGAATATTACGAATTGCCACCCGTGCATTTTCAGCTTCGCCACGCGCTTGTTTAGTATAACCTTTACGGGTTTCTTCGGTTAAAGGAGGCATAGGAACACGAATCACTGTACCTGCTGAGGCAGGGTTTAAGCCTAAATCAGATGTCATAATGGCTTTTTCTACAGCTTGCGTCATGCTCTTATCAAATACGCTAATCGCTAAAGTACGTGCATCTTCCACATTAATATTAGCTACCTGATTTAATGGTGTATCAGCACCATAATAAGAAACCATCACACTATCTAAAATGCTAGGGTGAGCGCGTCCTGTACGAATCTTAGCAAAAGCATGGCCTAGTGACTCTACTGTTTTTTGCATACGTGTTTGTGTGTCTTTTTTGATCTCATTGATCATGCTTTTTTTCCTCAATCAATGTACCTTCACCGCCGCCAACTACAATATTTAGCAACGCACCAGGTTTATTCATATTAAATACACGAAGTGGCATTTGATGATCCTGACATAAACAAATGGCTGTCAAATCCATCACGCCAAGCTTACGCTCTAATACTTCATCATAGGTTAAATGGTCAAATTTCTTTGCATCAGGGTCTTTAAATGGATCTGCGGTATAAACACCGTCAACCTTAGTAGCCTTTAATACCACATCTGCATCTATTTCAATTGCCCTTAAACAAGCGGCGGAGTCGGTAGTAAAGAAAGGATTACCTGTACCTGCTGAGAAAATAACCACCTCACCAGATTTTAAATGACGCATTGCCTTACGACGATCATAATGATCTGTTACCCCTACCATAGAGATAGCAGACATTACTAATGCTGGTATATTAGAACGTTCTAACGCATCACGCATGGCGAGTGCATTCATCACCGTCGCTAACATACCCATATGGTCACCTGTCACTCGATCCATACCAGCCGCTGATAAAGCAGCCCCACGGAACAAGTTACCACCACCAATCACTAATCCTACTTGAACTCCAATACCTACTAACTGCCCTACTTCAAGTGCCATTCGATCAAGAACTTTTGGATCAATCCCAAAATCTTCAGTCCCCATTAAAGCTTCACCACTAAGCTTTAATAAAATACGTTTATACCGTGGCTGTCTTAATCCCACTTGCTGAGCCATTTTGAATCTCCTGCAGGTAATTTCTAAGCGGCTATATTATTGCGAGTAATCGTTGGGGCGTCATTATTCCCAATTGTTACCTTTTGTTCAAGTTTAATATTGTATTATGGTTTAACAAAAAATAGAAAATAAAAAAGGCTATTCGCCAAAACGAATAGCCTTTTTTTATAAACAAAAAGTTTTTATTGCTTAGTTGCAGCTACTTGAGCAGCCACTTCAGCAGCAAAATCTACTTCTGCTTTCTCAATACCTTCACCTACACCAAAGCGTACGAAAGAAACAATTTCTGCACCATTTTTCTTAGCGTGATCACCTACTTTAACGCTATCATCTTTAACGAAAGCTTGACCTACTAAACTTGCTTCGCTTAAGAATTTTTGAATACGTCCAGAAACCATCTTTTCAACTACTTCAGCTGGTTTACCTTCAATTTTTTCTTTGTTTAGTGCTAAGAATACTTCTTTTTCTTTTGCCACTAACTCTTCAGAAATATCTGTTGGATTTAATACCGCAGGATTGCTTGCTGTAACGTGCATAGCAATATCTTTTGCTAATTCTGCATCACCACCGCCTTGCAAAGCTACAAGTGCTGCAATACGGCTGTTGCTATGAACATAAGCGCCTACAACATCACCTTCTGCTACAGCAATGCGGCGAATAGTGATATTTTCACCAATTTTTTGCACTAAAGCTTGTCTAGCAGTTTCTTGAGCTTCTGCTAATTGAGAAACATCAGTCATTTTACCTGCAAAAGCTTTTTCTAATGTATCAGCAACAAATGCTTTAAAATTATCATCACGTGCTACGAAGTCAGTTTCAGAGTTAACTTCAACCATCACTCCATATTTACCATCGTCTGCTACTTTTGCAGCAACCACACCGTCTGCTGCTACACGACCTGCTGCTTTAGCAGATTTTACAGCACCTGATTTACGTAATTCATCAATTGCTTTTTCAATATCACCATTTGCTGCAACTAATGCTTTTTTACATTCCATCATGCCAAGCCCTGTACGCTCACGCAATTCTTTTACTAATGCTGCAGTAATTTCTGCCATGTTTATATCCTCTTAATTTAGCCTGTATTTAATAAACAGCTAGCTATAAAGTGAGAAAAGGGGGCAAAGCCCCCTTAATGTTTTTCAATTAAAGAAAGGCAATAACGATTAACCTTCAGCAGTCTCTTCAGCTGCTTCTTCTTCAATAAATTCTTCAGCTACAGCGCCAGCGCCTTGTTTAGCTTTTAATACTACATCAGCTGCAGTACCTAAATATAACTGAATAGCACGGATCGCATCGTCGTTACCAGGAATAACATAATCAACGCCATCTGGATCACTGTTAGTATCCACTACACCAATTACTGGGATACCTAGCTTATTAGCTTCAGCGATAGCAATTTTTTCATGGTCAACGTCGATTACAAATAATACGTCTGGTAAACCACCCATGTCTTTAATACCACCAAGACTGCGCTCTAATTTCTCTAAATCACGAGAACGCATTAACGCTTCTTTCTTAGTTAACTTATCAAAAGTACCATCTTGAGATTGAGACTCTAAATCACGTAAACGTTTGATAGATTGACGAATCGTTTTGTAGTTGGTCAACATACCGCCTAACCAACGGTGATCAACATAAGGCATTTTGCAACGTTTAGCTTGTTCTGCAACGATTCTGCTTGCTGAACGCTTAGTACCTACAAATAAAACTTTGTTTTTACCTGATACCGCTTTTTCTAAGAAAGCGATAGCTTGATTAAACATAGGTAAAGTTTTTTCTAGGTTTACGATATGGATTCTATTACGCGCACCAAAAATGTATTTGCCCATTTTTGGGTTCCAGTAACGAGTTTGGTGACCGAAATGTACACCTGCTTGTAGCATATCACGCATTGATACTTGAGACATTATATTCCTCTGTATGGGTTAAGCCTCCATATATCCCAATATTCAACCTAGTTAAAGGCACCCAGAACATTGTGTCGATATATGTGTGGTTTGTTTAAAAAGTAGCCATAAGGCCGAGTTAAGGGCGCAATTTATACCATATTTTTTATAAAAAGACTAGCACTTTAATGGTTAGTAGAAATTATTCGCTACTAACCATTAAATCAATTGCGTTTAGTAAGGGCAAATCAATGGCTAGCTAACCACTGATCGATAACGGCTTGATATTCACCAGTGGCTTTGGCTAAGTGTAGCCATTGATCAACGTATTGCTTCCAAATGATATCACCCTTTGGCAACATATAAGCTTTTTCGCCATACTGCATAGGCGTAGTAGGATTAATGGCACATAACTCTGGATGACGTTTCTGTTGATAGAGTGCTTCTGAGCTATCAGTAATCATCACTTCATACTTTTTATCCACCAATTGCTGAAAAATCGCCATATTATCGTCAGATAAAGTTAAATTTGCTTTAGGTAAATACTTGTGTACAAAGGCTTCATTCGTACCGCCTTTCGGTTCAATCAACGTAACATGGGGTTGATTAATCTGCTCAATGGTTTGATATTTATCTTTATTTTCACAGCGTACTAGGGGAATTTTGCCGTCAATATCCAGGGTATTGGAAAAGAATGCTATTTTTTGTCGTTCTAAAATAACCGAAATTCCTCCCATGGCTATATCACATTCACCTGTTAAAAAGTCAGGGGTTAAGGTTTTCCATGTGGTTTTTACCCATTTCACCTCTGCGCCTAAACTTTTCGCTAAGGATTTAGCCATAGCAATATCAATACCTTCAAAAGTACCATCACTATTTACAAAGGTATAAGGTTTATAATCGCCTGTGGTACAAACTGCCAATACCTTCTTTTGCATAACAGTATCTAAACGAGACTCTGCAAATACAGCGCCTGCAAAAAAGGCTAAGGTTATAGCAAGCAGTTTTTTCATAGCATGACATCCTATTTTTACGGATAAAGGGATAAAAAGTCAGCCCACTATAAAACAAGACCTTTATCAATAATCTTGTGCTATATCACAAACTATTTATTTTATTAGAAAATCCCTAGTTTACAGGCTATTTTGAAACTGTAAACTAGAGGTCATTAGATTATGCTTTTTTGCTTTTCTTAGGAACTGCTTTACTTTTAACCAATAATGGCTTTAAGAATTTACCTGTCCATGAGCGGGGTATCTCAATTAGCTCCTCAGGTGTACCTGTAGCGATAATCTCTCCACCCTTTGAACCACCTTCAGGCCCTAAATCCACAATCCAGTCAGCAGTTTTTATCACATCCAAATTATGCTCAATTACTACTACTGTATTGCCATGATCTCGTAAACGATGTAATACCACTAGTAACTGTTGAATATCAGCAAAATGTAAGCCTGTAGTAGGCTCATCTAAGATATATAAAGTTTTACCTGTATCGCGCTTAGAAAGCTCTCTCGCTAATTTAACCCGCTGTGCTTCACCGCCCGATAAGGTGGTAGCGCTTTGTCCTAACTTAATATAAGACAAGCCTACATCCATTAATGTCTGTAATTTGCGAGATAATGCAGGTACTGCTTCAAAGAACGTTGCCGCGTCTTCGATAGTCATTTCCAATACTTCGTGAATAGTTTTACCCTTATATTTAATATCTAAGGTTTCGCGGTTATAACGCTTGCCCTTACATACATCACAAGGCACATAAACATCAGGTAAAAAATGCATTTCTACCTTTATAACACCATCACCTTGACATGCCTCACAACGACCACCTTTGACATTAAATGAAAAGCGTCCTACGTTATAACCACGCGCCCTTGACTCAGGCACTGCTGCAAATAATTCACGAATAGGAGTAAAAATACCTGTATAAGTAGCAGGGTTAGAACGTGGTGTACGACCAATAGGGCTTTGATCAATATCTACCACCTTATCTAATTGATCTAATCCTTTAATAGATTCATAAGCAGCCACCTCTAAGGTAGTAGCATTATTTAAGGTAGTGGCTGCTAATGGGTACAAGGTATCATTGATTAACGTGGATTTACCTGAACCAGAAACCCCTGTTACACAAGTAAAT
Encoded proteins:
- a CDS encoding isoprenyl transferase; amino-acid sequence: MKMPKQSQATSVPRHVAIIMDGNNRWAKKRLLPHAAGHKAGVAAVRAVVEVCAEVDVKVLTLFAFSSENWQRPVSEVQSLMRLFLWALKQEVKKLNQHNVQLKIIGDRSAFSEELQAAMQEAEMLTANNQGLILQVAANYGGQWDILQATQNIASQVLADKIQIDEITTDLIESKLVTAPFSSPDLCIRTGGERRISNFLLWQLAYTELYFSDVLWPDFKHEAMHVALADYSARQRRFGKTSEQIEQGV
- the pyrH gene encoding UMP kinase; amino-acid sequence: MAQQVGLRQPRYKRILLKLSGEALMGTEDFGIDPKVLDRMALEVGQLVGIGVQVGLVIGGGNLFRGAALSAAGMDRVTGDHMGMLATVMNALAMRDALERSNIPALVMSAISMVGVTDHYDRRKAMRHLKSGEVVIFSAGTGNPFFTTDSAACLRAIEIDADVVLKATKVDGVYTADPFKDPDAKKFDHLTYDEVLERKLGVMDLTAICLCQDHQMPLRVFNMNKPGALLNIVVGGGEGTLIEEKKHDQ
- a CDS encoding phosphatidate cytidylyltransferase, with the protein product MLKQRVLTALVLIPIALWGFFYLEGGSFAIFIGIVVTLGAWEWARLVGLEESGSRIGYAAVCVVLLVLLWNMPSWSRFIVLLGVVWWSFAWLLVIGFPETTNYWKNNSYKYLIGLLILVPAWQGLILLKQSGEYGNWIIFSVMIFVWAADIGAYFAGRTWGKDKLAPKVSPGKSWQGFWGGLAAALIIGLFIYISTDFIQGKLLLSLVCLIILVVFSVLGDLTESMFKREAGLKDSSNLLPGHGGVLDRIDSLTAAVPVAVLLLWVLGA
- the bamA gene encoding outer membrane protein assembly factor BamA; the encoded protein is MKYLLLPLVLAAFISMEVHAESFTISDIRINGLQRVSAGSVFAALPIRIGDQVDEASLADASKALFRAGYFQDIRLSRSGNVLLVTVVERPSVASIDISGNKAIKTEDLLKGLRQAGLAEGEIFQRVTLERVRNELLRQYVAQGRYSADIETEVISEPRNRVRLKININEGVVASISHINVVGNTVFPDETLINLFELKTKKWYRFFSSADKYSREKLSGDLERLRSYYMDRGYVNMDIASTQVSITPDKKSVYITVNIEEGDKYRIREVKMEGDLKLPEETLRSLLLVQNGQVFSRKLMVTSSELLSRRLGNDGYAFADVRGIPETHPEDHTVSITFIVDPGKRVYVNRINYRGNTKTEDVVLRREMRQMEGGWASTYLIDQSKTRLERLGYFKEVKVETAAVPGTDDQVDVNYTVEEQPSGSISASVGFAQSSGLVLGGSIKQDNFLGTGNKVGIGMTRSDYQTNINFSYLNPYWTVDGVSLGYNVFYRTTDYDKLDVDYTSYSVDSLGAGFSFGYPISETSSVSYGLTVQNDKVKPGNASAAEVYHFTDKYGTNYLNYKLNLGWGKSTLNRGLLPTRGASQTASVQIAIPGSDLTFYKIDYSAQYFKPITDNYILRFHTDLGYGDGYGSTNMLPFYENYYAGGYNSVRGFKDGSLGPRSTPSYRYYNPYYDDWNDDDDPFGGNILITGGVELIVPTPFVNDQRTIRTALFWDAGNVFSNNCPLSTTKNCKNPNFGDLASSVGIGVTWVTAFGPLSFSLAMPVKKPDNADTQIFQFSLGQTF
- the rpsB gene encoding 30S ribosomal protein S2, translating into MSQVSMRDMLQAGVHFGHQTRYWNPKMGKYIFGARNRIHIVNLEKTLPMFNQAIAFLEKAVSGKNKVLFVGTKRSASRIVAEQAKRCKMPYVDHRWLGGMLTNYKTIRQSIKRLRDLESQSQDGTFDKLTKKEALMRSRDLEKLERSLGGIKDMGGLPDVLFVIDVDHEKIAIAEANKLGIPVIGVVDTNSDPDGVDYVIPGNDDAIRAIQLYLGTAADVVLKAKQGAGAVAEEFIEEEAAEETAEG
- the rseP gene encoding RIP metalloprotease RseP — translated: MSMLLGALIALGVLVTIHEFGHFWVARRCGVEVIRFSIGFGKPLVRWRDKHGTEYVIAMIPLGGYVKMLDERETEQEIPVEKLPYTFNRKFVAQRIAIVVAGPLANFILAILLFWVLALIGAKVPIPTVGKVLPESIAATAGLTPMTEIVAIDNKPTATWEDVNIQLFKRLGESGNISITVKDSALQEKTYQLAINNWLRGLERPNPLEGIGIEPYRPVIEPMLASVVKAGPAELAGLQKGDLIKRFNNEPVTDWQMLADQIKKSPNQRIVIGYERNGQDYATQVSLTTMPDMPDAGYMGIEIMGKVAWPDSMVRHVNYGVIEGMVKSLDQTWAFTFLTLESIKKMFTGEMSVKNLSGPIGIVKVAGSSFDSGFIYFLKFLALFSVSLGILNLLPIPVLDGGHLLFYIIEWVRGRPIPEEIQGAALQLGVFLMIGVMLFAIMNDLNWL
- the ispC gene encoding 1-deoxy-D-xylulose-5-phosphate reductoisomerase, whose protein sequence is MQRVCILGATGSIGKSTLDVIARHPERYQAFALTAHSRINELEKLCIQFQPTFAVVADELDRKSLQQNLIEQGVRTEVLCGQQALCDVASHSEVDTVMAAIMGAAGLLPTLAGVKAGKKILLANKEALVMSGALFMQAVQEHKVTLLPIDSEHNAIFQCMPPSFKGDLAAVGVRRILLTASGGPFRNTPVEQLENVTPAQACNHPNWSMGKKISVDSATMMNKGLEFIEACWLFNAQPEQVEVVIHPQSVIHSMVDYLDGSMLAELGNPDMRTPIAQALAWPERIESGVAPLDLFKIAQLDFYEPDEQRFPCLRLAKQAITAQGTAPAILNAANEIAVAAFLQEQIKFTEIVQVVDYVLNKQSSVAADSLEVIGKEDYQARIYASEYIKQLQK
- a CDS encoding transporter substrate-binding domain-containing protein, which codes for MKKLLAITLAFFAGAVFAESRLDTVMQKKVLAVCTTGDYKPYTFVNSDGTFEGIDIAMAKSLAKSLGAEVKWVKTTWKTLTPDFLTGECDIAMGGISVILERQKIAFFSNTLDIDGKIPLVRCENKDKYQTIEQINQPHVTLIEPKGGTNEAFVHKYLPKANLTLSDDNMAIFQQLVDKKYEVMITDSSEALYQQKRHPELCAINPTTPMQYGEKAYMLPKGDIIWKQYVDQWLHLAKATGEYQAVIDQWLASH
- the tsf gene encoding translation elongation factor Ts, which produces MAEITAALVKELRERTGLGMMECKKALVAANGDIEKAIDELRKSGAVKSAKAAGRVAADGVVAAKVADDGKYGVMVEVNSETDFVARDDNFKAFVADTLEKAFAGKMTDVSQLAEAQETARQALVQKIGENITIRRIAVAEGDVVGAYVHSNSRIAALVALQGGGDAELAKDIAMHVTASNPAVLNPTDISEELVAKEKEVFLALNKEKIEGKPAEVVEKMVSGRIQKFLSEASLVGQAFVKDDSVKVGDHAKKNGAEIVSFVRFGVGEGIEKAEVDFAAEVAAQVAATKQ
- the frr gene encoding ribosome recycling factor — protein: MINEIKKDTQTRMQKTVESLGHAFAKIRTGRAHPSILDSVMVSYYGADTPLNQVANINVEDARTLAISVFDKSMTQAVEKAIMTSDLGLNPASAGTVIRVPMPPLTEETRKGYTKQARGEAENARVAIRNIRRDAITQLKDLLKEKEISEDDERRAQDEIQKLTDKFVADVDKALEQKETDLMAV